A region from the Sphaerodactylus townsendi isolate TG3544 linkage group LG01, MPM_Stown_v2.3, whole genome shotgun sequence genome encodes:
- the CILK1 gene encoding serine/threonine-protein kinase ICK, which produces MNRYTTIKQLGDGTYGSVLLGRSIESGELLAIKRMKRKFYSWEECMNLREVKSLKKLNHANVVKLKEVIRENDNLYFVFEYMKENLYQLMKERNKLFPETTIRNIMYQILQGLAFIHKHGFFHRDLKPENLLCMGPELVKIADFGLAREIRSKPPYTDYVSTRWYRAPEVLLRSTNYSSPIDIWAVGCIMAEVYTLRPLFPGCSEIDTIFKICQVLGTPKKNDWPEGYRLASTMNFRWPQCVPNNLKTLIPNASSEAIQLMRDMLQWDPKKRPMAYQALRYPYFQVGQALGPSSCIQEAGKSQRDLPDKAQIHTKPIPPTEPPPQPNVRLSSRPFQPNQPSHPLMYPFKTDTWANGHLKNYKASQVVLPNIHSKIPQQKTATETEQTKGELKPKNRRQWGNMAATVKSSEDWKDFEDSAEGSSLPRTDFQNKGQTEGALSRFESILDLKPSTCIGTGNSAPSYLRQDTPTLQVSAAKQHYLKHSRYLPGISTRNNLISSSSKDSTPSNPWPSSNIPGKSTVVAGGITKLNSSHTGPGEVTGVYISSFPKKEVGSAGQRVQLVPLIDLPPAKPSSQYAHLKSFRPHIGRPAFNIPMRSTPGLLPRPPMVQPVHGRIDWSSKYGAHR; this is translated from the exons ATGAATCGGTATACGACTATCAAACAGCTAGGAGATGGAACATATGGTTCTGTCCTCCTGGGAAGGAGTATTGAATCTGGGGAGCTTCTTGCCATTAAGAG GATGAAAAGGAAGTTTTACTCGTGGGAGGAATGCATGAATCTTCGAGAGGTTAAG TCCTTGAAGAAACTCAACCATGCCAATGTGGTGAAGCTAAAAGAAGTTATCCGAGAAAATGATAATCTGTACTTTGTGTTCGAATACATGAAGGAGAACCTTTATCAGTTGATGAAAGAAAG GAATAAATTGTTTCCGGAAACTACTATCAGGAATATTATGTATCAAATTCTTCAAGGGCTTGCATTTATACATAAACATG GATTTTTTCATAGAGACTTGAAACCTGAAAACCTCCTTTGCATGGGACCAGAACTTGTGAAAATAGCAGATTTTGGCTTGGCACGGGAAATTAGGTCCAAACCTCCTTACACGGACTATGTATCCACAAGATG GTACAGGGCTCCAGAAGTGCTCTTGAGATCCACTAACTATAGTTCTCCCATTGACATCTGGGCGGTTGGTTGCATAATGGCAGAGGTTTACACCCTCAGACCCCTCTTCCCAGGTTGCAGTGAAATTGATACTATTTTCAAGATTTGTCAAGTGCTGGGGACACCAAAAAAG AATGACTGGCCTGAGGGCTACCGGCTTGCAAGCACCATGAATTTTCGTTGGCCACAGTGTGTGCCAAACAACCTGAAGACCCTCATCCCTAATGCAAGCAGTGAGGCAATACAGCTCATGAGAGACATGCTGCAGTGGGACCCCAAGAAACGGCCAATGGCATACCAG GCACTTCGCTATCCTTACTTCCAGGTTGGCCAAGCTTTGGGCCCCTCATCTTGTATTCAGGAGGCTGGAAAATCACAGAGAGACCTTCCTGATAAAGCCCAAATCCACACGAAGCCCATCCCACCTACAGAGCCTCCACCTCAGCCAAACGTTCGCCTCTCATCTAGACCATTCCAACCCAACCAGCCATCTCATCCCCTGATGTACCCATTCAAAACAGACACTTGGGCGAATGGCCATTTGAagaattacaaggccagtcaggtGGTTTTACCAAATATTCACAGTAAAATTCCTCAGCAG AAAACAGCCACTGAGACGGAGCAGACAAAGGGTGAGCTGAAGCCAAAGAACAGGCGTCAGTGGGGAAATATGGCTGCCACAGTGAAAAGTTCTGAGGACTGGAAGGACTTTGAAGATTCTGCGGAAGGGTCTTCCCTTCCCAGAACTGACTTCCAAAATAAAGGACAGACTGAGGGAGCTCTTTCTAG ATTTGAAAGTATTTTAGACTTGAAGCCTTCAACCTGCATTGGAACTGGCAACAGTGCTCCTTCCTACCTTCGGCAGGACACACCCACATTACAGGTTTCCGCAGCCAAACAGCATTACTTGAAACATTCTAGGTATTTACCTG GAATAAGCACAAGGAATAATTTAATATCCTCTTCAAGCAAAGATTCCACCCCTTCTAATCCATGGCCCAGTTCTAATATTCCCGGAAAGTCAACTGTGGTGGCAGGAGGGATCACCAAGCTGAATTCCA gccaCACAGGACCAGGTGAAGTGACTGGTGTTTACATCTCttcttttccaaaaaaagaagTTGGCTCTGCTGGCCAGAGAGTCCAGTTGGTGCCACTCATTGATCTTCCCCCTGCCAAACCATCTTCTC AGTATGCTCATCTGAAGTCTTTCAGACCTCATATTGGGAGGCCAGCATTTAATATACCAATGAGAAGCACACCGGGACTACTGCCACGTCCACCAATGGTCCAGCCAGTTCACGGACGAATTGACTGGTCTTCAAAATATGGCGCTCACCGATGA